Proteins from a genomic interval of Diaminobutyricimonas aerilata:
- a CDS encoding ABC transporter ATP-binding protein, with protein MNTAMTTAIQVTGLEKSYKDLKVLRGVDFDVARGSIFALLGSNGAGKTTAVRILSTLLTADAGSARVNGYDITTQADDVRQSISLTGQFAAVDEVLTGRENLVLVAKLRHLKNPQKIADDLLERFSLTEAGGRKAATYSGGMRRRLDIAMSLIGDPPVIFLDEPTTGLDPQARIEVWDAVEELAASGTTVLLTTQYLDEAEQLADRIGILHEGRIIVNGTLAELKRLLPPAQVEYVEKQPTLEEIFFAVVGGNDNTGAVGDRSDR; from the coding sequence ATGAACACCGCGATGACCACGGCCATCCAGGTCACCGGGCTGGAGAAGTCGTACAAGGACCTCAAGGTGCTGCGCGGAGTGGACTTCGACGTGGCGCGGGGCAGCATCTTCGCCCTGCTCGGCTCGAACGGGGCCGGCAAGACGACCGCGGTGCGCATCCTCTCGACGTTGCTCACGGCCGACGCCGGCAGCGCCCGCGTGAACGGATACGACATCACGACCCAAGCCGACGACGTGCGCCAGTCGATCAGCCTCACCGGGCAGTTCGCGGCGGTGGACGAAGTGCTCACCGGCCGGGAGAACCTGGTGCTCGTCGCCAAGCTGCGGCACCTCAAGAACCCGCAGAAGATCGCCGACGACCTGCTCGAGCGGTTCTCGCTCACCGAGGCCGGCGGACGCAAGGCGGCCACCTACTCCGGCGGCATGCGTCGCCGCCTCGACATCGCGATGAGCCTGATCGGCGATCCGCCGGTGATCTTCCTCGACGAGCCGACCACCGGTCTCGACCCGCAGGCGCGCATCGAGGTGTGGGATGCGGTGGAGGAACTCGCCGCGAGCGGCACGACCGTGCTGCTCACCACGCAGTACCTCGACGAGGCGGAGCAGCTCGCCGACCGGATCGGCATCCTCCACGAGGGCCGGATCATCGTGAACGGCACCCTCGCGGAACTCAAGCGGCTGCTGCCTCCCGCGCAGGTCGAATACGTGGAGAAGCAGCCGACGCTCGAGGAGATCTTCTTCGCCGTCGTCGGCGGCAACGACAACACGGGCGCGGTCGGCGACCGCTCGGACAGGTAA
- a CDS encoding DUF1048 domain-containing protein has protein sequence MAAKWIEALAGSIEQKKRFKKYEARIEALPQPYAGAAKALQRYFWHEGAPEDGATMLRMFDDFADLWERAAVDGTPVREIVGDDPVEFAQNFTQAYTGKHWINKERERLRKAIDAAEAEGAKGADA, from the coding sequence ATGGCAGCGAAATGGATCGAGGCCCTCGCCGGGTCGATCGAGCAGAAGAAGCGATTCAAGAAGTACGAAGCCCGCATCGAAGCCCTCCCGCAGCCGTATGCCGGCGCCGCGAAGGCGCTTCAGCGGTACTTCTGGCACGAGGGCGCACCGGAGGACGGCGCCACCATGCTCCGCATGTTCGACGACTTCGCCGACCTGTGGGAGCGCGCCGCCGTGGACGGCACGCCGGTCCGCGAGATCGTGGGCGACGACCCGGTCGAGTTCGCCCAGAACTTCACGCAGGCGTACACCGGCAAGCACTGGATCAACAAGGAGCGCGAGCGCCTGCGGAAGGCGATCGACGCCGCCGAGGCCGAGGGTGCGAAGGGAGCGGACGCATGA
- a CDS encoding PadR family transcriptional regulator — translation MGNQMTEMLKGTLEGIVLAILAANPAYGYEITARLREHGFSDLAEGTVYALLVRIEQRGLVDVEKVPSEKGPPRKVYSLNTQGRTQLEEFWSTWGFLAERIEQLHQQNLEGKN, via the coding sequence ATGGGCAATCAGATGACGGAGATGCTCAAGGGCACCCTCGAGGGGATCGTGCTCGCGATCCTCGCCGCGAATCCGGCGTACGGATACGAGATCACCGCGCGTCTGCGGGAGCACGGTTTCTCGGATCTCGCCGAGGGCACCGTCTACGCGTTGCTCGTGCGCATCGAGCAGCGCGGACTCGTGGACGTCGAGAAGGTGCCCTCCGAGAAGGGCCCGCCGCGCAAGGTCTACTCCCTCAACACGCAGGGCCGCACCCAGCTCGAGGAGTTCTGGAGCACATGGGGCTTCCTCGCCGAACGCATCGAACAGCTCCACCAGCAGAACCTCGAAGGGAAGAACTGA
- a CDS encoding gamma carbonic anhydrase family protein produces MLIRHRGAAPDIHPSAYVAPSAVLVGNVRIGAGARILHGAVLNAEDGVVVVGDDTVVMENALIRGRDGHAASIGSAVMVGPHAHVNGSTVEDEAFIATGAALFPGSIIGTGAEVRINAVVQVNTVVAAGAVVPIGWVAVGDPAAILPPERHDDIWAIQRELDFTGTVYGADSSVGMRELMRRQSAYYGAHRDDEVIDR; encoded by the coding sequence ATGCTGATCCGTCACCGTGGTGCTGCACCGGACATCCACCCGTCGGCGTATGTCGCACCGTCAGCGGTGCTGGTCGGGAACGTGCGGATCGGCGCCGGCGCCCGCATCCTGCACGGCGCCGTGCTGAACGCGGAGGACGGGGTCGTCGTCGTGGGCGACGACACGGTGGTCATGGAGAACGCCCTCATCCGCGGGCGCGACGGGCACGCCGCGAGCATCGGCTCCGCGGTGATGGTCGGACCGCACGCCCACGTCAACGGCAGCACCGTCGAGGACGAGGCGTTCATCGCGACCGGCGCCGCTCTGTTCCCCGGCAGCATCATCGGCACCGGCGCGGAAGTGCGCATCAACGCCGTCGTGCAGGTGAACACCGTCGTCGCGGCAGGCGCGGTCGTGCCGATCGGCTGGGTCGCCGTCGGCGACCCGGCGGCCATCCTGCCGCCCGAACGGCACGACGACATCTGGGCGATCCAGCGAGAGCTCGACTTCACCGGCACCGTCTATGGAGCGGACTCCTCGGTGGGCATGCGGGAACTGATGCGCCGGCAGTCCGCCTACTACGGCGCCCACCGCGACGATGAGGTCATCGACCGCTGA
- a CDS encoding alpha/beta fold hydrolase has protein sequence MPHLDVDGASLYYETAGDPAAPALLLIHAGIANLRMWDPIVPALAADHHVIRFDTRGFGQTATQNVGFSDRADALSVLDALDVHKATVIGASRGGGIAIDLALESPGRVRGLVTVGSGPSGFPELDMTDREDELFDEIDVAFEARDWERMLRLEAAVWDFGPERDPATLDPAFVETAYALNLANLPHVEENPTPVRLDPPAYDRLSDITVPALVIVGEYDLSPVLAESEFLASNLPDADTVRFRNAAHLPSVEHPGEFTRVVRDWLGQRGL, from the coding sequence ATGCCGCATCTCGACGTCGACGGGGCCTCGCTGTACTACGAGACCGCCGGGGATCCCGCCGCGCCCGCTCTGCTCCTCATCCACGCCGGGATCGCGAACCTGCGGATGTGGGACCCGATCGTGCCGGCGCTCGCCGCCGACCACCACGTCATCCGCTTCGACACCCGCGGCTTCGGGCAGACCGCGACGCAGAACGTCGGCTTCTCCGACCGCGCCGACGCCCTGTCGGTGCTCGACGCGCTCGACGTGCACAAGGCGACGGTCATCGGCGCCTCCCGCGGCGGTGGCATCGCGATCGACCTCGCGCTCGAATCGCCCGGCCGCGTACGCGGGCTCGTCACCGTCGGCTCCGGACCGAGCGGATTCCCCGAGCTCGACATGACCGACCGCGAGGACGAGCTGTTCGACGAGATCGACGTCGCGTTCGAAGCGCGCGACTGGGAACGGATGCTCCGCCTCGAAGCGGCCGTGTGGGACTTCGGCCCGGAACGCGACCCCGCCACCCTCGACCCCGCGTTCGTCGAGACGGCGTACGCGCTCAACCTCGCGAACCTGCCGCACGTCGAGGAGAACCCCACGCCCGTGCGGCTCGATCCGCCCGCGTACGACCGGCTCAGCGACATCACCGTGCCGGCGCTCGTGATCGTCGGCGAGTACGACCTCTCGCCGGTGCTCGCGGAGAGCGAGTTCCTCGCGAGCAACCTGCCCGACGCCGACACCGTGCGGTTCCGCAACGCGGCCCACCTGCCGAGCGTCGAGCATCCGGGGGAGTTCACGCGGGTCGTGCGCGATTGGCTGGGTCAGCGGGGGCTCTAG